The window GTGCTTACAGCAAAAAGGGCATTTATAAGAACAGAGGGTACAAATGTACTTATGGAGCTTTATGATGGTCTTATAAGTATCGTGAGAGACAGTAAGAAGACTGATATTTACTTCGGTAAATACACACTCTCAGGCATTTTTTCTATCAGGGGACTCTCAAAAAAACCCGGTGAGCTCATGCCCCATCAGCTCCTTGAGGAGGCAGGAAAGGCTGAAAAGAAGAAGTCTCTATCCTATATGAGCGAATTTTACAGGAGGTTTACCTATCCTTTTTTTAATATACTTATTGCTCTTACTGGACCGGGGCTCAGTCTTCTTGCAGGCAGGACAGGAAGATTCGGCGGTCTGGCTATCGGGCTGTTATTCTTTGTTGTCTATTACATGCTTACAGTATATTCTGAAGGTCTGGTAGAGGCGGGGAAATTGAGCCCCTTAGGTGGCAGCCTATTGCCTGTTGTTGCAGGTCTTGTTACGGGAATAGTAGTTTACATGAGGAGTCTCAAAAGGTGAAAATTGTTGAACGTTATCTCCTGAATTCTTTTTTAAAGGTTTTTTTAATACTTCTTTCCTCTGTAACTTTACTTGCAGGAGTTATAGAACTCCTTGAAAGGTATCCTGATATATCAGAGCATGAGCCTCCTTTCTCTAAGGTAGCAATCTATATTCTATCAAGCCTGCCAGCCTACGGTGGTTATCTCCTTCCAATGGTTTCTTTTCTTTCAATTATATACAGCCTGGGCATCGCATCAAAACACAGAGAGATAGTGGTTATTCAGGCTTCGGGTGGAAGATTGAAGGAGGTCTTTAAACCCCTTGTTATAGGAGGCATTATAATTACTCTTTTAAGTGGTGTTTTTACAAATATCGTTATGCCATGGTCTAAAAAACTCTCGAGACTAACTCTTGAAGATATTACCGGACAACCTCATAGGAAGGGGATGCTTGAGACATCTCAGGGAATATGGTTTCGTTCAGAAGATAAGATAATAAGGATAGGGATTTATGAACCCCAGAGATCAGAGGCAATGGATATAGGTATATATGAGTTTAAAGATGGCTCTCTTATAAGCAGGATTGAGGCAGAAAAGGGAATCCTCAGGGAAAAGGAATGGAATCTAAAAAATGTCAGGGTCTATAACTGGAGAGAACCAGAGGGGTCACGCTATTATGAGAATTTTAAATTCTACACATCAAGATATGCCCTGAGACTTCTTAAGACAGAGATATCTCCAGAGGAGATGGATTCATCAAGGCTCTGGAAGTACATAAGGGCACTGAAAAAATCTGGACTCAGGAATGTGAAAGTGGTTGCAGATCTTAATCTCAGGCTGAGCCTTCCTTTTGCATGTCTTGCAATGCTTCTTACTGGTATGTATATCGGTTCAAGCAGGAGCATTTCAGGACTTGTGGGTGCAGGTATAGGTATAGTTATAAGTATATTTTTCTGGTTCAGCACAACCTTTATGCTAAGTCTGGGTTATTCAGGGGTGCTACCAGCATGGCTTGCACCATGGATAATACCACTTCTTAGCACATGCACCGGTATTTATCTTTATAGCAGGATTAAATAGTTACCTTCGGAGCTCTGTAAGAATGTGGATTATCTGGTCAAGGGAGTGGATTGATCCATCCTTGAGGGATTTATAGTCCTCCTTGTGCTCTAGTGATAGCCTGTCAAGACGATCATAAAGCTGGTCTAAACGGGAATTGAGGGACCTTTGATCATCTTTAAGAGCATTCATATCTCTTTTGTCTTTCATTAACTACTTAATAAACAATTTCAAGGGTTACTTTCTTTACTATCTAATTGACTTATTTTTTCATCATGCCTCGGATATTTTTCAGAACCCTTGAAT is drawn from Thermodesulfovibrionales bacterium and contains these coding sequences:
- a CDS encoding LptF/LptG family permease, which encodes MKIVERYLLNSFLKVFLILLSSVTLLAGVIELLERYPDISEHEPPFSKVAIYILSSLPAYGGYLLPMVSFLSIIYSLGIASKHREIVVIQASGGRLKEVFKPLVIGGIIITLLSGVFTNIVMPWSKKLSRLTLEDITGQPHRKGMLETSQGIWFRSEDKIIRIGIYEPQRSEAMDIGIYEFKDGSLISRIEAEKGILREKEWNLKNVRVYNWREPEGSRYYENFKFYTSRYALRLLKTEISPEEMDSSRLWKYIRALKKSGLRNVKVVADLNLRLSLPFACLAMLLTGMYIGSSRSISGLVGAGIGIVISIFFWFSTTFMLSLGYSGVLPAWLAPWIIPLLSTCTGIYLYSRIK